GCCAGCGGGGCCTCAGCCTTCCTGTGGCGCCTGTCAGGGCAGGGGTATTCTgttttgtggggtgggggagacatTATGGAAACTGACAGATTTATTAGCAGCTTTGCCTCCCTGCTTCTGCCCTTGATGCACCAGCTGCGGGTAGAGCCGGCACAGCTGATCGGCCGTGTCCCTGGCAGGGGTCAGGGCTCCCTCAACTCCTCAGCTCCTGGCCCTGGGCCTGCTGTGTGGTGTCCACAGGTTTAGGGGTGCTGAGGAGCTCCCTTAAACCCCAGGGACTGCTGAAAAACCAGGCCCACATGCAAGGCGCACCTCCTGGGTGATATGGCCCTGCCATTgccatctcatttcatcctcatggTAACCGTTTCAAAGAGGGCGTGCCCACCAGCCCCATAGCTgctggaggaaactgaggcccggggTGTGCAGCTGGAAAGCACAGGGCACTCTGACCGCAGGGTCTGCCTGATCATCCACTCTGCCTCCTTAGCTCCACCATGGGGAGCATGATGGATATGGGGCTTTGGTGGTTTGGGGGTGTTGCTTCGAGGAAGAAGGGGGGACAGTTAAGGAGGCAGGGCTCCTGAACCCCCTACTGCCCGCTCCACCGAAAGCATCTCTGCTACCCTGTGCTGTGCCATTAGGGGATCACGTACAGTTCTGCTTGGAAGATAGAGTtataaaaccaaaacccaaaccaaacTCAACCAGGTCACACGGCGTTTCACAAATGTGTGGTCTGAACACAGAATGTCCAGCCCCAAGTCCTCATACCATGTGACCTGAGGAGCCAGTAATAGCCCCTCTCTCCTGGGGATTTATGGAGAATTCAGTGAAGTCAAACGGGCGAAGCCCAGAACACAAAGCCAGGCGTGCAGTGGATGCTGAGTGTAGCGGTGGTGGTATTTTCAAGGAGGGATTTGCTTTCCTAAGAGTGGCCTGTGGTGTGGAGACAGCATCTCTCTAGGCCACAGGGTGCCTTTGGAGGCTTCTAACAGAGTGACCCCCCtcaagtctgtgtgtgtgtggagaggcCTCCAGCCCAATGCCCACCACACGCCCGAGCTGTGCTCTCTGCCAGAAAACTTGAAATAGGAAGATAAGCCTCATGGGGCAGGGTtaggggaaagggaagagaaataaCCGTTGTGGGTTTTCTCTGAAAGCAGAGCCTAGGGGAGGTTGAATGGACAGTGATAAGATTAGGGATTGAGGTGGAGCCATAAATCCTGGCTCATTATCCCCCGAGGACCAGAGGGATCAGGTTGACTTTAAGAGGagccaaaggaaagaagaaaggctgAGGTCCAGCATGGGGAAggaccagcctctgcctctgagtcCAAGTTCTTTCTCTGGCACCCTGGAGGCAGCCCATCCCGTCCTTGCATGAACGCTTCCAGTAACAGGGAACTCACTGACGTGTGCAGTAGCCTCTTCTCGCAAGGTTCATCTCTGGATGTTCAAAAGAGCTTCCTGGCTGCCAAGTGCCAGCCTTCCCCCAGAAACTTCATTTGATAATTCGGCCAGTCTCTGGACACCTACCATGTGCCCTGCCCTCATGAGGAGGGAGCAGTATAGCATTGAGGAAGACAGAGTCTCTCCTCTCAAGGAGCTTAGGTTCAGCCGCAGGAAGGCAGATATTATACAGTGACATCATGTAATGCCAGGTAATAATAAGTGctatgacaaaaattaaaataaagtggcATGACATGGTGATTACCCTTGATAGGGTGGATGTGGGAagtaaaagttcctcttcaaagtttcctttcttgttaaattaTGAATCCTAAGTGTGTtagtaactctttgttaagccctatcctatgtagctgttaaacatgccatgcttacaggcatgtagtacattctgtgtccttacCTTTGCCTACCagatgagaagaaaacaaagcacacaaaaaatctatattctatgtccttgtactttaaccaagatatctgtgctggacgtgctcacgaGCATGTCCCAGCTCACGGTCTATGCCCCTtatctgtttaaaaaagttttaagttgttagccaatcacgTTTTAGTTTAGagtgtgaggtctggctccagccaatggagatcagacacagcagtaatgACAAGCCCAAATGCTTAAGGGAtgaatatgtctgcttttccttgtACTCTAGTGGCAAGATGGCTAACAAGGGTACCCTTTCTGCAATGCAGGAAGTAAAatttgctttgctgagagattgTTTGTCTCAGTGCTAGTTTATCTTCATGACATCCAACATGTTTCCAACAGTGGACGAGGACAGGCCTGAGACATCTAAGTGCAGGCATGAATGACAAGAAGAAACTAGCTGTGGCAGACTGTATCTTCCAAAGATGGCTTCAACAATAGTGTCCATCACACCCGCTCTTATGCAATGTGATTCACCACTTCTTCAGCAAGACATAGAGTCTATTTCTGCAGCCTTGATTCTCGGTGGGACCTGTGATGGCTTTGACCAATAGAATCAGGCCAGAGTGATGCTGTGATTTCCGTATGTAACTTTTATCTACTACAGTAGCTTTTGCTCTTGGGTTCTTGCGACTGTTTTTTAGATCACATCCTCTTGGAATCCAGCTGCCATGCTGGGAGAATTCTAAGCCACATGGAGTGGCCAACTGTGTAACTGAGCTCTCGGGTTTTTTGTGCCATTTCTCTTTAACTGATCTTCAGGAACCTTCATCTTTTAACTGGAGCATTTGGTCTtttgatatttaatataatttatcaatgtatATGGGTGCAAATCTGTTAGCTTATTTTGTgattcctcctctcccctcccttcccctctccttcctccctcccctccctcccttcccctctcctgcctccttttccctcccttcccttcccttcccctcccttcacctccctcccttccactcccctcccttccccttcccttcccttctcttccctcctgtcccctcccctaccctacccttccttccttccttccctcccttcatccctctctcccttccttccttctctcccctccctcccttcctccctccctcccttcctcccttcctctcttccttccttctttctttcttccttcccccctcttcccttctccctttcttccttcccattttggattaattgttttttcattctatttcccCTCTCTACTAGTTTGGGGACTCTgcactgtttttattcttttaatgttatCATTGAAATTACAACATGAATATTTGGCGGCCATCAACTAAGCGGGAGCtgccaaaatgaagttcaatccCTTTGTCACTTCCGACCGAAGCAAGAATCGCAAAAGGCATTTCAATGCACCTTCCCACATTCGCAGGAAGGTTATGTCCTcccctctttccaaagagctgagacagaCGTACAACGTGCGATCCATGCCCATCCGAAAGGATGATGAAGTTCAGGTTGTACGAGGACACTATAAAGGTCAGCAGATTGGCAAAGTAGTCcaggtttacaggaagaaatacGTAATCTACATTGAACAGGTGCAGCGGGAAAAGGCTAATGGCACAACTGTCCATGTAGGCATTCACCCCAGCAAGGTGGTTATCACTAGgctaaaactggacaaagaccGCAAAAAGATCCTTGAACGGAAAGCCAAATCTCGccaagtaggaaaggaaaagggcaaatacaaggaagaaacaattgagaagatgcaggaataaaGGAATCTTGTATACAAGCTTTGATTAAAACTTGaaacgaggaaaaaaaaaaaaaaagaaattacaacatGAATATTTAACTTACTGAAGTCTAAATATAATCAGTACCATTGTTCTTCTTCCAGGCCTTAGAACACTGCTACTCTAATTTGACATATATGCCATATAGTTTTggtgttttctaattattttttttttaaagataaactcTACAAGACATTagtgttattgttttatatagtCAATGCTCAACTAGACTCGCAGGTGTATTGATCAGTTTCTTTGTTCTTCACTTCTCCTTTCATCTCAAGCCTTCTGTCAGGGTTCATATTCCTTCTACATAAAGTATACACTTCAACAAATTTCAACAAGCAGAATGTGCTCTATTCTTTTTTGTCTGAGCATGCCTTTATTTAATCCTTATTCTTGAAGTACATGatgatgagcatggaatgttagTTGGGTAGTCAGTTTCTTTCAGCACattgaaggcatcatgctactatCACCTAGCTCTGTTGTTGCTATTTAGAAGTCTTCATCACTCTGTCATTTCTTTGaaggttatttttcttattttctggttgCTTGTTAGATCTTTCTCTTGTGTGTgatgtttttctgctttctgtgatGCCTAGACACAGATTTATTCTTATCACTTTCCTTGagattttttgtaatttttgaattTGTGGATTAGTTCCTCTCATCAGTTTTGGAAAGTTCtctgtcattatttcttcagTTAGTGTGTCTGCCCCATTTTCTCTCTTGTATTTTTCTGAAACTGCTATTATTACTGTTGGCTTATTTTGTgattcctcccctcccctccccttcttcccctcccctcccttccattcctctccctttccccttccatgaaaaaaaaatgtcagattt
This is a stretch of genomic DNA from Saimiri boliviensis isolate mSaiBol1 chromosome 9, mSaiBol1.pri, whole genome shotgun sequence. It encodes these proteins:
- the LOC120367894 gene encoding large ribosomal subunit protein uL24-like; this encodes MKFNPFVTSDRSKNRKRHFNAPSHIRRKVMSSPLSKELRQTYNVRSMPIRKDDEVQVVRGHYKGQQIGKVVQVYRKKYVIYIEQVQREKANGTTVHVGIHPSKVVITRLKLDKDRKKILERKAKSRQVGKEKGKYKEETIEKMQE